One window from the genome of Parasteatoda tepidariorum isolate YZ-2023 chromosome 8, CAS_Ptep_4.0, whole genome shotgun sequence encodes:
- the LOC139426162 gene encoding uncharacterized protein, whose product MNSPDRERFSKTRKLRTVLNGLNPDLTAERKLRQAQDAYRKYGDFLQRSLSVDDLVFVRNYGQGPKWFPATVIKLTGPVSYQAVTTGGDIVKRHVDQMRKRIPDRLTVPPDPSVASPPAEPQNPETEVPSSIPSSTDAKSTVVESTISSSRTDFEAKTYHRQAKQVQALCSILGQGVL is encoded by the exons ATGAACAGTCCAGATCGTGAAAGATTTTCAAAGAC GAGGAAGCTGAGAACCGTCTTAAATGGACTAAATCCAGATCTGACAGCTGAAAGAAAGTTGAGACAGGCGCAGGATGCGTATAGAAAATACGGCGATTTTCTTCAAAGATCGCTCAGTGTCGACGATCTAGTCTTTGTGAGGAACTATGGACAGGGTCCAAAGTGGTTTCCAGCAACGGTAATTAAACTCACGGGTCCAGTTTCTTACCAAGCTGTGACTACAGGTGGTGACATAGTTAAACGTCACGTAGATCAAATGCGGAAGCGTATTCCTGATCGTTTGACAGTTCCGCCTGATCCTAGTGTAGCATCTCCACCTGCTGAGCCACAGAATCCTGAGACTGAAGTACCATCTTCCATTCCTTCTAGTACGGATGCTAAGAGTACAGTAGTCGAGTCTACAATATCAAGTTCCAGAACAGACTTCGAGGCCAAGACATACCATCGTCAGGCCAAGCAGGTTCAAGCACTTTGTTCTATCCTAGGGCAAGGGGTGTTGTGA